The Fimbriimonadaceae bacterium nucleotide sequence CATGAACACGAGGCTTAACCTGACCCTTGCCCTGGCGTCCCTCGCGGCCGCTTCGGTCTTCGCCCAGGACCCGGTGGTCCCTGCGCCGGTGCGCATCACGCTGAACAACAGCGCGACCAATGACAACGAGACGACGGGCGCCGCCACCGCAGACGGCCTGGAAGTCGTCGGCGGCTTTAACGAGTACGTCCCTGGCGGGATACGCTCCGCGTTTCCCACGAGCAACGACGGAGGCCAGACGTGGACCCACGTCACCGTCCGGCCGCCCAGCGCGTTCCAGGCGACGGTCGAAGGCGACCCGATGACCGCCTACGACGCCCGGACCAACACGATCTGGGTCGGCGCGATGGCCTTCGCCTCGAACGGCGGCATCTACGTCGCCCGAAAGAACCCGGGGGCCAACACCTATCAGCCGGCCGTCATGGCCCGCATCAACGGCTCGGTCGACAAGGGCTGGATGGCGGCAGGGCCGCGTCCCGGGAACCCCAACACGACCCGGCTCTATTGCACATATAACCAAGGCGTCATTTGGTCGGACGACCTGGGCGCGACGTGGACCGCGCCCATCTCGCTCGGCTCCGGTCTCGGCTTCCTGCCCCGAATCGGCCCGAACGGCGAGCTTTACGCGACCTATTGGAACATCGGCACGGGCGTCGACTTCCGCCGCTCGCTCGACGGGGGCCAGACTTGGAGCGGAGCCATCCGCGCGGCCACCCGAATGGACGTTTGGAGCACGGAATCGCCCAACAGCCGCTTCGCGGGCGCCCACCGCGTGCCACCGCTCCATTCGATGGCGGTGAACCCGGTCGACGGCACCATCGCCATCGTCTACCCGGACACCACGAACATCGTGAACGGGAACCGGAACGTCGACCTCTACCTGGTGCGGTCGAGCAACCAGGGCACGACGTGGTCGACCCCGCAACGGCTGCCCTTCCGCGACCTGGCGACGATCGGCGACATGTACTTCCCGTGGGTGGAGTACACCAAAGACGGCCGGCTGCACCTCCTCGCGTTCGACTCGCAGTACGTCCAGCAGAACGACAACCCGAGCAACGGGTTTCTCGACCAAGACTACGCGTACAGTGACGACAACGGCGCGACCTGGGGCAAGTTCCGGCTGACCGCCCAGTCCTTCCGGAGCGACGCCGCGAGCCCCGCCTTCTTGGGCGACTACCTCGGGATGGGCATCAGCGACCGCTACGTCTATCCCATCCACCTCTCGACGATCACGGGCGAACCGGAAGGCTATACCAGCGTGATCTTCAACCCGAACGTGTTCCCGAACAATGTGCAGCTCTCGCGCGGCCAATTGGTCTCGGGCAACCTCGCCTCGATCCTCCGCAAGGACGGGAACCGGTACCTCGCCAACCCCGGCATCACTGTCAACAACAGTGAGTCGCCCGTGCAAATCGACGTCACCGGCAACTCGGTCATCGCGCCGGGCAGCAAACTGGAGCTCTTCCTCTGGACGAGCGGCAGCGCCACCGGCGTGCAGCAGAAGGTGCAGCTGCTCAACATCCAGACCCAGCAGTACGACACGGTGGACACGCGCCAGGTGACCCTGGCCGATTCCAACACAGTCGTTACGGTGAACGACCCCGTCCCCTACATCACGCCGGGCTCAGGGACGGTGCGCATGCGCCTCGCTTACCGCGCGAGCCAGCCGGTGCCCAACAACAACTGGGAAGTCCGGGTGGACCAGGCCATCTTCCGCGTCTTCCCGTAGGGCTCGGCCGGCAGACCAGACGCCTTCTCGCAAACCGTGGGAAGGCGTCTTCCCTTTCCTTGCGGCCCTAAGCGGTCACGTTGCCGGAGCAATCGCCGAACCCGACGAGGAATCCCTCGCCTTCGGCATAGGCCCGGATCGTCACGGTGTCGCCGTCTTCCAAGAACGTCCGCGTCTCGCCCGTCTCGTCGATAGTCAGGGGCTGCTGGCCCCTCCAGGAGAGTTCGAGCAGAGAGCCTGCCGTTCCCTCGTCGGGGCCGCTGATCGTGCCTGTCGCGTAAAGGTCGCCCGCCTGGATCGGCGTACCGTTCGAGGTCTGGTGGGCGATCTGCTGGCCTAGCGACCAGTAGAGGTGGGCCATGTTCGAGCGGCTTATCAGCTGCGGTTGCTTGGCCCTGGCCGTCTTAAGCCAAACTTCGAGTAGAACGTCGAAGTGCGGGCGGCCGTGCTCGCGCAGGTGAGGGAGCGGGGGCGGGTCTTGCGCCATGCCCTCGATGCGGAAAGGCTCCAGTGCGTCCAGTGTCACCACCCACGGCGAGACCGTCGTCGCGAACGATTTGCTGAGGAAGGGGCCGAGCGGCTGATACTCCCAGCGTTGCACGTCGCGCGCGCTCCAGTCGTTCACGATCACGAGGCCGAGGATGTGCCCTTCCGCCTTGCTCGTGGTGATCCTCTTGCCGTGCTCCTGCCCCTCGGCGATGTAGTAGCCCATCTCGAGCTCGAAGTCCAGCTCCTTTGTCGGGCCGAAGGCGGGCGCGTCCGCATCGGGCGCCTTGGTCTGGCCGCTCGGCCGCTGGATCTTCGTCCCGCTGACCACGACGCTGCTCGCGCGGCCGTTATAGCCGATCGGAACCCAGCGGTAGTTCGGCAGGAGCGGCGGCTGGTCCGGGCGGAACATCCGGCCCACGTTCTCCGCGTGGTGGATCCCGGAGTAGAAGTCGACGAACGCGGGAGGCGAGATCGGCACCATCATCTCCAGCTCCGCTCGCGGCACCATCACTTTCTTCCGCACCTTCTTGTCGTCGCGTAGGGCAGGGTTGTCCTCGCGCAGAAGGTCGTAAATCTCTCGACGGAGGTCGGAGAGCCCGCCCTGGTCGAGCTCGTCGAAGTAGGCGAGGAACGGGGTCGCTTCATCGAGAAGGCCGTGGGCGACCAGGCCCTGAAGGTCGATCGCCTGGTCGCCGATCGCCACGACGAGCCCCTCGCCGTTCTCGGGCGTCACGGCGAGCCCGAAGGGCAGGTTCTGGATCGGGAAGTGGGAAGTCGGCTCGACTTCCACCCAACTTCGAGCCTCGGCAGGAACGACGAACCGGCTCACGCCAGCGCCCCCTTCATCACGCCCATTCGGCGCAGCCCTTCGATCGGCTCCGAGACCGAGCACGAACCGAACCCGCCGAACACCCCCCAGAACTCCTCGATGCCGTCCAGGGTCAGGGTGTGGCCGCCGATCGTGGCCTTTTCCTCGAAGAAGGCGAACGCCTCCGCTTGCTCCAGGCCGAGCACTTCCTCGATCTCACGCTGGCTCAAGTCGTTCGTCACCGCCAGGGCCCCCGCACCCATCGCGTTGAGGAAACCGTGGCGCTTCACGTTCAGTTCGACGTCCAAATAGCGGAGCGGCTCGTGCAGGCCCGCAGTGAACTTGAACGGGGCCTCCAACGCGGCGACCTCGGCGATAAAAGCGGCCAAGTCTGCGACGGTTGGAAACTGGTCCGCAGACGTGCCACCCGTCCGGGCCTTGAAACCGACCTCGTCCCAGGCGGAAATCACCTCCTGCATCGCGTCCACCTGCCCTTCGCCGAACGGGACTTCGGCATAGATCGGAACTTCGCCGATCAGTTTCTCCAGCTTCTTGAGCGCGCCGCCTGCAGCGTGGGCGGCGGTCGGATCGACCCGCACTTCATAGCCCGCGACCTCAAGCCTCCCCGTCTCAGCCGCGGCCAAGACCAAGTCCGCGTCAGCCCGCACCCGGGCGCCAGGATCGGCCCCCAAAGGCGTGCCGATCACATCGACCGCCAGAACCTCTTCGTGCTCGCCCACGAGGCCCGCAAGGTCGGGAAGCGAGCCGACGCCGCAGACGAATCGGTTGACGATCCAGCCGTCCGGGCCGGAGAGCAGGGAGCGGTACTCCCGATAGGCGGTCGGCAGGTCGAGCTTCGCGGGAGGGAAGAGCCCAGCATAATCGATCGCCCCCTCGAGAAGGCCCCGCAATGTGGCGTTCATGGGGCCAGTCTATCCTTTTCCGGGCCGGTATCCTACGGGGCCACCGCTGGGCGGAGAGGCAGAACTATGCGCGTGCTCATCGCGGACGACGATCCTATCATTCGACTTGACCTCAAGCAGATGCTCGAGAACCTGGGTTACGAGGTGGTGGACGAAGCCGAGGACGGCGCCGCCGCCGTCGAAAAGGCGCGCGCGTTGCGGCCAGACGTGTGCGTCATGGACGTGAAGATGCCGAACATGGACGGCATCAAGGCCGCCGCCACCCTCACAGATGAGAACGTGACGCCCGTCGTGCTCCTCACCGCCTATTCCGACCGGGAGCTCGTGGAACAGGCCAAGGAAGCCGGGGTCTTCGGCTACCTGGTCAAGCCCTTCAAGCCCGGGGACCTTGCGCCCGCGATCGAAGTCGCCCGCGCCCGGTTCGAGCAGAACCAGCAACTCTTGACCCAGGTCACGGACTTGAACGAACGGATCGAGGCGCGCAAGGCGGTCGAGAGGGCGAAGGGCGTGCTGATGGAAAAGCACGGGATCAGCGAGGCCGAAGCCTACCGACGCATCCAGACCCAGTCGATGAACCAGCGCGTCTCAATGCGCGAGGTCGCGGACGCCGTCCTGATGGCCAAAGACGTGTGAGGGCCCCCTGGCAGGTGAGCCGGGGAGCCCTCGCGTCAGCGTTCCAAGCGCCTTAGTTGTTGCTCGGCTGGGCCGTCGCCGGCTTCACCGGAACCTTGATCGCGGCCGGCTTGCTCTCGACCGTCTTCGGGATCGTGACCGTCACGAAGCCGTTTTCGAAGGTCGCCTCGACCCTTTCGACGTCGACGTCCTCGGGCAAGCGGACCGAACGGGCAAAGGTGCCCGAGGTGATCTCGCGGCGATAAACCTTGGCGTCTTTGTGCTCCTCTTCGAAGCTGAGCTGGCCGCGGATAGAGAGGACGCGGCCCTCGATGGAGACCTCGACGTTCTCCGGTCGGACTCCGGGGACGCTGGCCCGCACCACGATGCTGCCCTCCTTCTCAAAGATGTCGATCGGCATGCCCGTGCCCTCCGGGGCGAAACGGCTGGCGTTCGCCCGGGTCGGGAAGAACGCGTCGAAGAGGCTCCCAAAGCGCTCCATATCGGCGACGGGGTCGAAAACGGTGATGCTTCGGTTTGGCATGGTTGAACTCCTCACATTATTATTATATGAGCGTTATGCGCTCAAGATTCCTGCGTCCTAGGCCCTCGATACCGAAAAACGAAAGGGGGCCAGGCATGGTGCCTGGCCCGGCTGCTCCGTTTTGAGTTCGACTTAGCGCCGCTCTCTGACCTTCATCAACTCCTGGACTGCCTTTTCCAGCATGGGGTCGCGGCCCGCCGCCCAGGCGTTCGGGTCGAAAGGCACCGGGAAGTCCGGCTTACGGCCGTTCTGCTCAAGGTTCTCGCCGTCGATGGTATAGGCCCCCGAAGCCGGGACCCGCACAGTGCCGCCGTCCCACAAGCTCAAGGAACTTGTCCCGATGACCCCGCCGGCGGTGTCCTCACCCACCACCGGGCCGAGCTTCATGCGGCGGAAGCCCTCGCTGAAGATCTCCGCGTTGCTGAACGAGTACTGGTTCGCAAGGCAGACGGCCGGCAATTCCAGCGCGTTGCCCCGGTAGCTGTTCTCACTCAGCTTCACCCCTGGCCGGTCCCTCGCCGTGCGGATGAGCCAGGGCTCCTTTCGCATGACGTTCAGGATGATGTGGCTTGTGAAGCCTCCGCCGTTATAGCGGACGTCGACGACCACCCCCTGCTTCCCGTCCAGCTCCGTTTGGATCTCGCCCAAGAACTGGTCGAGCGAAGGGGCGTCCATACCCCGGATATGGACATAGCCGAGCCTGTCGCCGCTTAACTTATTGACCGTGGCCCGGTTCCAGTCCACCCAGTCTTGGTAGGTGATGTTCGTCGAGATGCCCCGCGGGGCCGGCTTGATCGCGACCTCTACCAAGGCGCCACCCCGCCGCACACCGAGGACCACCTTGCGGCCAGCCTGGTTCTCCAGCATCGCGGCAAGGTTCGTCACGGGGGCGCCGTTCAGCGTCTCGATGACGTCCCCCGCCTTCAGCTCCGATCCCGGCTGCGAGGCCGGGGTGCGGTCATAGACCTTGGCGACCACGCACCTTCCCGAGCGTAGGACCTCCGCCGGGTCGAGTTCGATCCCCAAGTAAGCGGTCTGCTCGACCCTGGAACCGCGCGCGCCGCCAGGAGCCGACGCCCCCAGGTGCGAACTGTCCAGTAACTCCATCATCTCGGTCATCACGTCGTAGAACTCCTCGCGGCTCTGGACGTCCCGCACGATAGGCTCGAACTTGGCGCGGATGCCCGGCCAGTCCTTACCGTGGTGGGCGGGGTCGTAATACTGAACGTCCAAGGTACGCCATATCTCCTTGAACAAAGCGAGGTCTTCGGCGGCGGAATCGACGTCGAAGACGGCCCGGAACCCAATGGGACTGGCGGTTCCGCCCGAAGCGCCAATACTGTACAGCTTTCCGGCCTGGAGATAGTACAATTTCTTCTTGTCAGCGCTCAGTTGGAGGCCGGAGACCGGCCCTGTGACGCCTGCGAGCGGCTTGACCGTCCCCGTCGACAAGTCCACGGTGGAGAGCTGCCGGTCCACGTTCGAATAAACCGTGCGCCCCTCTGGGCCGGGCCAGACGGCGCTGGCATCGGTCGTGGTCACTTTGCGGCGCCGGTCCTTCAATCCGCGCGGCTCGACCGTGACCTTCACGGGCTCGTCCTCTTTCTTCGGCGGATCGG carries:
- a CDS encoding exo-alpha-sialidase, which encodes MNTRLNLTLALASLAAASVFAQDPVVPAPVRITLNNSATNDNETTGAATADGLEVVGGFNEYVPGGIRSAFPTSNDGGQTWTHVTVRPPSAFQATVEGDPMTAYDARTNTIWVGAMAFASNGGIYVARKNPGANTYQPAVMARINGSVDKGWMAAGPRPGNPNTTRLYCTYNQGVIWSDDLGATWTAPISLGSGLGFLPRIGPNGELYATYWNIGTGVDFRRSLDGGQTWSGAIRAATRMDVWSTESPNSRFAGAHRVPPLHSMAVNPVDGTIAIVYPDTTNIVNGNRNVDLYLVRSSNQGTTWSTPQRLPFRDLATIGDMYFPWVEYTKDGRLHLLAFDSQYVQQNDNPSNGFLDQDYAYSDDNGATWGKFRLTAQSFRSDAASPAFLGDYLGMGISDRYVYPIHLSTITGEPEGYTSVIFNPNVFPNNVQLSRGQLVSGNLASILRKDGNRYLANPGITVNNSESPVQIDVTGNSVIAPGSKLELFLWTSGSATGVQQKVQLLNIQTQQYDTVDTRQVTLADSNTVVTVNDPVPYITPGSGTVRMRLAYRASQPVPNNNWEVRVDQAIFRVFP
- the fahA gene encoding fumarylacetoacetase — encoded protein: MSRFVVPAEARSWVEVEPTSHFPIQNLPFGLAVTPENGEGLVVAIGDQAIDLQGLVAHGLLDEATPFLAYFDELDQGGLSDLRREIYDLLREDNPALRDDKKVRKKVMVPRAELEMMVPISPPAFVDFYSGIHHAENVGRMFRPDQPPLLPNYRWVPIGYNGRASSVVVSGTKIQRPSGQTKAPDADAPAFGPTKELDFELEMGYYIAEGQEHGKRITTSKAEGHILGLVIVNDWSARDVQRWEYQPLGPFLSKSFATTVSPWVVTLDALEPFRIEGMAQDPPPLPHLREHGRPHFDVLLEVWLKTARAKQPQLISRSNMAHLYWSLGQQIAHQTSNGTPIQAGDLYATGTISGPDEGTAGSLLELSWRGQQPLTIDETGETRTFLEDGDTVTIRAYAEGEGFLVGFGDCSGNVTA
- a CDS encoding response regulator — encoded protein: MRVLIADDDPIIRLDLKQMLENLGYEVVDEAEDGAAAVEKARALRPDVCVMDVKMPNMDGIKAAATLTDENVTPVVLLTAYSDRELVEQAKEAGVFGYLVKPFKPGDLAPAIEVARARFEQNQQLLTQVTDLNERIEARKAVERAKGVLMEKHGISEAEAYRRIQTQSMNQRVSMREVADAVLMAKDV
- a CDS encoding Hsp20/alpha crystallin family protein — protein: MRSSTMPNRSITVFDPVADMERFGSLFDAFFPTRANASRFAPEGTGMPIDIFEKEGSIVVRASVPGVRPENVEVSIEGRVLSIRGQLSFEEEHKDAKVYRREITSGTFARSVRLPEDVDVERVEATFENGFVTVTIPKTVESKPAAIKVPVKPATAQPSNN